A window of the Loxodonta africana isolate mLoxAfr1 chromosome 3, mLoxAfr1.hap2, whole genome shotgun sequence genome harbors these coding sequences:
- the KNCN gene encoding kinocilin yields MDIPISSRDFRCLQLACVALGLVAGSIIIGVSVSKAAAAMGGVFIGAAGLGLLLFSYPFLKARFNLDHILPAIGSLRIHPHPRPDHREGGSSANGNKEGTRSSLSTVSRALEKLKPGGQGTEEG; encoded by the exons ATGGACATCCCCATCAGCAGCAGAGACTTCCGCTGCCTGCAGCTGGCCTGTGTGGCCCTCGGCCTGGTGGCCGGCAGCATCATCATCGGTGTCTCTGTGTCCAAAGCTGCAGCTGCCATGGGTGGTGTCTTCATTGGCGCGGCTGGTCTGG GGCTCCTCCTCTTCTCCTACCCCTTCCTGAAGGCTCGGTTCAACCTGGACCACATCCTGCCTGCAATAG GGAGCCTGAGAATCCACCCCCATCCAAGGCCAGACCATAGGGAGGGAGGATCCAGCGCCAATGGCAATAAGGAGG GAACCCGCAGCAGCCTATCCACCGTAAGCAGGGCCCTGGAGAAGCTGAAGCCAGGGGGCCAGGGCACTGAGGAGGGCTGA